The following are encoded in a window of Cyanobacteriota bacterium genomic DNA:
- the nuoH gene encoding NADH-quinone oxidoreductase subunit NuoH, which translates to MESGIDLQQSFIQSLVDLGVPGGVAKAIWLPLPMVAIIAAATFMALVATWLERKISAAVQQRVGPEFMGPQGILVPIADVTKLLFKEDVTPAKSDALLFTLGPILVFVPVFLSYMIVPFGQNLLITNIGVGIFLWIALSSIAPIGLLMSGYASNNKYSLLGGLRAAAQSISYEVPLALAVLAVVMMSNSLSTVDIVNQQSGYGILGWNVWRQPVGFLIFWIAALAECERLPFDLPEAEEELVAGYQTEYSAVRFMLFYAGAYVNLVLSALLVAVLYLGGWESPIPLNVAASWLGVSEDTPWLQVVLAMVGITMTLLKAYFMIFVAILLRWTTPRVRIDQLLDLGWKFLLPVSLVNLLLTAALKLTFPVAFGG; encoded by the coding sequence ATGGAATCAGGAATTGATCTGCAACAGAGTTTTATCCAGTCGTTAGTGGACTTGGGTGTTCCCGGTGGTGTGGCAAAAGCTATTTGGCTACCTCTGCCAATGGTAGCGATTATTGCGGCTGCTACGTTTATGGCACTAGTAGCCACGTGGCTAGAGCGTAAGATATCGGCGGCTGTGCAACAGCGGGTTGGGCCAGAGTTCATGGGGCCTCAGGGTATTCTGGTGCCGATCGCTGACGTGACTAAGCTTCTCTTCAAAGAGGACGTGACACCTGCTAAAAGTGATGCGCTTCTTTTCACCCTAGGGCCAATCTTAGTGTTTGTACCCGTATTCTTGTCCTACATGATTGTGCCGTTTGGTCAAAATCTGCTGATTACCAATATTGGCGTTGGCATTTTTCTCTGGATTGCGTTGTCGAGTATCGCGCCGATCGGCCTGCTGATGTCTGGGTATGCTTCCAACAATAAGTATTCTCTGCTAGGTGGTCTGCGCGCTGCTGCCCAGTCCATTAGCTACGAGGTTCCCCTAGCGCTAGCTGTCTTGGCAGTAGTTATGATGTCCAACAGTCTCAGTACTGTGGACATTGTGAACCAGCAGTCGGGCTATGGCATTCTCGGTTGGAACGTCTGGCGACAGCCCGTGGGCTTTTTAATCTTCTGGATTGCAGCCCTAGCTGAATGTGAGCGCCTACCCTTTGATTTGCCAGAGGCAGAGGAAGAACTAGTAGCGGGTTACCAAACTGAATACTCTGCTGTGCGGTTCATGCTGTTTTACGCGGGTGCCTATGTCAACTTGGTCTTGTCGGCACTGTTAGTAGCCGTATTGTACCTAGGCGGATGGGAATCTCCTATTCCTCTAAATGTGGCCGCCAGTTGGCTGGGTGTAAGTGAGGACACCCCCTGGTTGCAGGTTGTTCTAGCCATGGTGGGCATTACCATGACCCTGTTGAAAGCATACTTCATGATTTTTGTGGCAATCTTGTTGCGCTGGACAACGCCCCGCGTCCGCATCGATCAACTTCTGGATCTCGGCTGGAAGTTTTTGTTACCAGTATCTTTAGTTAATCTGCTGCTGACTGCTGCCCTCAAGCTTACATTTCCTGTAGCCTTTGGTGGCTAG
- the ndhI gene encoding NAD(P)H-quinone oxidoreductase subunit I produces MKFLKQVTDYTKEAIQSARYIGQGLAVTFDHMRRRPITVQYPYEKLIPSERFRGRIHFEFDKCIACEVCVRVCPINLPVVDWEFNKETKKKQLRHYSIDFGVCIFCGNCVEYCPTNCLSMTEEYELSTYDRHELNYDNVALGRLPYKVTNDPMVTPLRELAYLPKGVMDPHDLPAGAQRAGQRPEEILETMEK; encoded by the coding sequence CTGAAATTTCTCAAGCAAGTTACTGATTATACGAAGGAGGCTATCCAGTCTGCCCGTTACATTGGTCAAGGTCTGGCGGTGACCTTTGATCATATGCGTCGTCGGCCAATTACTGTGCAATACCCCTACGAAAAATTAATTCCCTCAGAGCGCTTCCGGGGACGGATTCACTTTGAGTTTGATAAGTGTATTGCCTGTGAAGTTTGTGTGCGCGTGTGCCCAATCAACTTACCTGTTGTGGACTGGGAATTTAACAAGGAAACTAAGAAGAAGCAGTTGCGCCACTACAGTATTGACTTTGGTGTCTGTATTTTTTGTGGAAACTGCGTAGAGTATTGTCCTACTAACTGTCTATCTATGACAGAGGAGTACGAGTTGTCTACCTACGATCGTCACGAACTCAACTACGACAACGTAGCCCTAGGTCGCTTACCCTATAAAGTTACCAACGATCCTATGGTGACACCCCTGCGAGAGTTGGCCTACTTGCCCAAAGGCGTTATGGATCCCCACGATTTGCCTGCAGGTGCTCAGCGGGCAGGGCAGCGTCCTGAAGAAATTTTGGAGACAATGGAGAAATAA
- a CDS encoding NADH-quinone oxidoreductase subunit J produces the protein MNLADGVQLVSLAILGLTMLASALGVVLLPNIVHSAFLLGMTFVSISGLYILLNAGFVATAQILIYVGAVNVLILFAIMLVNKRENFRPLPAVALRKGVAAVVCLGLFVLLSAIALTTSWKLSVASPAGDNATIVIGEHFFSDFLLPFELASVLLLMALIGAVVLARRDLIPDQPVPEPVQPDLTLPERPREVLSGAVTSSTSNS, from the coding sequence ATGAATCTTGCGGATGGTGTACAACTGGTTTCCTTGGCAATCCTAGGGTTGACAATGCTAGCCTCAGCCTTGGGGGTCGTGTTATTGCCCAACATCGTGCATTCGGCATTTTTGCTAGGGATGACCTTTGTTAGTATCTCAGGGCTGTATATCCTGCTAAATGCAGGCTTTGTAGCTACAGCTCAAATTTTGATTTACGTCGGTGCGGTGAATGTCTTGATTTTGTTTGCCATCATGCTGGTAAACAAGCGAGAGAATTTCAGACCGCTACCGGCTGTTGCTCTGCGCAAGGGGGTTGCAGCAGTTGTTTGCTTGGGGCTGTTTGTATTGCTGTCGGCGATTGCCTTAACCACATCTTGGAAGCTATCAGTGGCATCGCCTGCTGGGGACAATGCCACAATCGTTATCGGCGAACACTTCTTCAGCGATTTCTTGCTGCCCTTTGAGCTAGCCTCTGTGTTGTTGTTGATGGCTCTAATCGGGGCTGTGGTGTTAGCTCGCCGAGATCTCATTCCAGACCAGCCCGTGCCTGAGCCTGTGCAACCTGACCTAACCCTGCCAGAGCGTCCTCGTGAGGTACTTTCTGGTGCTGTCACTTCTTCAACTTCCAATTCCTAG
- the nuoK gene encoding NADH-quinone oxidoreductase subunit NuoK, protein MQLQYFLLLAAALFCVGIYGLVTSRNAVRVLMSVELMLNAVNINLMAFANYLDAQLIRGQVFTVFVITIAAAEAAVGLAIVLAIYRNRDTVDMEQFNLLKW, encoded by the coding sequence ATGCAACTCCAGTATTTTTTGCTGTTAGCAGCCGCTTTATTCTGTGTTGGCATCTATGGCCTAGTCACCAGCCGTAATGCTGTGCGGGTGTTAATGTCTGTGGAATTAATGCTGAATGCTGTCAATATTAATTTGATGGCATTTGCCAACTACTTAGATGCGCAGTTAATTCGAGGACAGGTATTCACTGTATTTGTGATTACAATTGCTGCTGCCGAGGCTGCTGTAGGGCTGGCGATCGTCCTTGCTATTTACCGAAACCGTGACACTGTGGATATGGAACAGTTCAACCTGTTGAAGTGGTAG
- a CDS encoding PPC domain-containing protein, producing MQLRQLSSVDLTSLAMATLTATPLHAQASFCRVLQTTSTSDLVLAPYTIGSVIRSGSDRIYKFRAIKGDTVNITISSVGTRTMVTLFDSDGKAIKNCYGAPPDSPNNQFAYTIPKTGDYYLFCYSGPTNHFYNSTIVVD from the coding sequence ATGCAACTGCGACAATTATCCAGCGTGGATCTAACGAGCCTAGCAATGGCAACGCTAACAGCGACTCCTCTCCATGCTCAGGCGAGCTTTTGTCGTGTGCTACAAACTACGTCTACCTCCGATCTAGTGTTAGCTCCCTATACGATTGGCTCTGTTATTCGTAGTGGATCCGATCGGATATACAAGTTTCGCGCCATCAAGGGTGATACGGTCAACATCACGATTAGCAGTGTGGGTACTCGTACTATGGTCACCTTATTCGACAGTGATGGTAAAGCCATCAAGAACTGTTACGGCGCGCCACCAGACTCACCCAATAATCAATTTGCCTATACGATCCCCAAGACAGGAGATTACTACCTGTTTTGTTACAGCGGCCCTACAAATCATTTCTACAATTCGACGATCGTCGTTGATTGA